Proteins co-encoded in one Corynebacterium tuberculostearicum genomic window:
- a CDS encoding IS1249 family transposase has translation MSKNHPRCPVCGGTCTKHGTTSAGRQRWRCRTCKATFTRVNNDAVQAKWFRLFIFWLTSSNSLEETAKTCGVSPRTLQRRFKPFWLIQPPRSVDKQRIYDQVFIDGTYFNTKCLVVAADSSHVINWFWCTKESSWSYTRLLDPLAPPQLVTCDGDAGGLKALHHLWPNTPVQRCIVHVKRNIQRATGLHPTSAMGKALQRLSFELLAVDNLDKAAEWTVKLQQFGTVFSTQLKAKTYVKDVPFDQIPKSKRRNKKWWYTHYTHRGIYLQLKKMSQQGHLFAYLTEAEEGQRFERTTNKLEGGVNSQIKQLMHTHRGLRDEQQRIACDWWLYLHTQLPDDPVEIARQQNWGQDALAKAQTLANQEKQATSGHEDGRPATYDSAIDTAYNHSMGIRKGHIR, from the coding sequence ATGAGTAAAAATCATCCTCGATGCCCCGTCTGCGGCGGGACATGCACGAAACACGGAACAACGAGTGCTGGGCGCCAACGATGGCGATGCCGCACCTGCAAGGCCACCTTCACCCGCGTGAATAACGATGCTGTGCAAGCCAAATGGTTCCGCCTTTTCATTTTCTGGCTCACCTCCAGCAACAGCCTGGAAGAAACAGCTAAAACCTGCGGTGTTTCACCGCGAACTTTGCAACGACGCTTTAAACCGTTCTGGCTTATCCAACCTCCCCGAAGCGTTGATAAGCAGCGAATCTACGATCAAGTCTTCATCGACGGCACCTACTTCAACACCAAGTGCCTTGTTGTAGCTGCCGACTCCAGCCATGTCATCAATTGGTTCTGGTGCACGAAAGAATCCTCGTGGTCCTACACGCGCCTGCTCGACCCACTAGCCCCACCACAATTGGTGACCTGCGATGGGGATGCCGGAGGCCTTAAAGCACTGCACCACTTGTGGCCTAATACCCCGGTTCAACGCTGCATTGTCCACGTCAAACGCAATATCCAACGCGCCACCGGCCTTCATCCCACTTCCGCTATGGGCAAAGCATTACAACGACTTTCCTTTGAACTACTCGCCGTCGACAACCTGGATAAAGCAGCCGAATGGACCGTAAAACTACAACAGTTCGGCACCGTATTTAGCACCCAGCTCAAAGCCAAAACCTACGTCAAAGACGTTCCTTTCGACCAGATTCCAAAGTCCAAGCGCCGGAACAAAAAGTGGTGGTACACCCACTACACTCACCGCGGAATCTACCTGCAGCTAAAGAAAATGAGCCAACAAGGACACCTCTTTGCCTACCTCACCGAAGCCGAAGAAGGCCAACGGTTTGAACGCACGACCAACAAGCTAGAAGGCGGGGTGAACTCACAAATTAAGCAACTTATGCACACCCACCGCGGACTGCGCGACGAACAACAGCGCATCGCCTGCGACTGGTGGTTATACCTCCACACGCAACTGCCTGACGACCCTGTAGAGATCGCCAGGCAGCAAAACTGGGGCCAGGACGCACTCGCCAAAGCACAAACCCTAGCCAACCAGGAAAAACAAGCCACCAGTGGCCACGAAGACGGCCGACCAGCAACCTACGACAGTGCCATCGACACTGCCTACAACCACTCTATGGGAATACGCAAAGGCCACATACGCTAA
- a CDS encoding branched-chain amino acid aminotransferase, producing the protein MLDYTITRTDNPTSAEELSEILANPGFGKHFTDHMVSIDWTEDKGWHDAQVRPYGPMTMDPASNVFHYGQAIFEGIKAYRQPDDSIATFRPDHNAQRFINSAQRLAMPEIPQEEFIESLRQLVEVDKAWVPEAGGEAALYLRPFMISTEVSLGVHPANSYRYVLIASPAGSYFSGGIKPVSVWLSTDYVRAAPGGTGAAKFAGNYAGSLLAQTQADEKGCDQVVWLDAIERRYIEEMGGMNLMFVYGSGEGAEIVTPELSGSLLPGITRESLLQVARDLGYKVTERRITTEDWQRDAESGAMSEAFACGTAAVITPVGRVMGDSADFQVNGNKAGDITMALRERLTGIQRGAVEDTHGWLHTLA; encoded by the coding sequence ATGCTTGATTACACGATTACTCGTACCGATAACCCCACGTCCGCGGAAGAGTTGAGCGAGATCCTTGCCAACCCCGGCTTTGGCAAGCACTTTACGGACCACATGGTCAGCATTGACTGGACTGAAGACAAGGGATGGCACGATGCCCAGGTGCGCCCCTATGGTCCGATGACCATGGATCCGGCCAGCAATGTATTCCACTATGGGCAGGCCATTTTTGAAGGAATCAAGGCCTATCGCCAGCCCGATGATTCCATCGCCACCTTCCGCCCCGATCACAACGCCCAGCGCTTTATCAACTCTGCTCAGCGCTTGGCCATGCCGGAGATTCCCCAAGAAGAATTCATCGAATCCCTGCGCCAACTGGTGGAGGTGGATAAAGCCTGGGTACCGGAAGCCGGTGGGGAAGCGGCGCTGTATCTGCGCCCCTTTATGATTTCCACCGAGGTCTCCTTGGGCGTCCACCCAGCCAATTCCTACCGCTACGTGCTCATTGCTTCGCCGGCAGGTTCCTATTTCAGCGGTGGCATCAAGCCGGTTTCGGTCTGGCTGTCTACCGACTACGTCCGTGCCGCTCCCGGTGGTACCGGTGCGGCCAAGTTTGCTGGTAACTATGCAGGCTCGCTGTTGGCTCAGACCCAAGCGGATGAAAAGGGCTGCGACCAAGTGGTTTGGCTCGATGCCATTGAACGCCGCTATATCGAAGAGATGGGAGGCATGAACCTTATGTTTGTCTACGGCAGCGGCGAGGGCGCGGAAATCGTGACCCCGGAGCTGTCCGGCTCACTGCTGCCTGGCATCACGCGCGAATCCCTGCTGCAAGTAGCTCGCGATCTGGGGTACAAGGTCACTGAACGCCGCATTACTACGGAAGATTGGCAGCGCGATGCCGAATCTGGGGCGATGTCGGAGGCCTTTGCCTGCGGTACCGCCGCGGTCATTACCCCGGTCGGGCGTGTGATGGGAGATTCGGCCGATTTCCAGGTCAATGGCAATAAAGCCGGTGACATCACAATGGCTTTGCGCGAGCGCCTTACCGGAATCCAGCGCGGCGCCGTAGAAGATACCCACGGCTGGCTGCACACCTTGGCGTAA
- the asnB gene encoding asparagine synthase (glutamine-hydrolyzing), with protein MCGLLGMLAATGDVDKYIDALERSLPCMRHRGPDAAGTWHDGDAAFGFNRLSIIDLEHSHQPLRWGPEDQPNRYALTFNGEIYNYVELREELKDLGYTFHTEGDGEPIVVGYHHWGKDVVNHLRGMFGIVIWDTHTKTMFAARDQFGIKPLYYATTEAGTVFASEMKCILEMADEIGLELNLDRRAIEHYVDLQYVPEPESLHAHIRRVESGCTVTLRPGEDVVTERYFKPRFPVQHIKQGEEQQLFNRIAEALEDSVAKHMRADVTVGSFLSGGIDSTAIATLAKRHNPDLLTFTTGFEREGYSEVDVAAESAEAIGVEHIVKIVSPEEYAESIPKIMWYLDNPVADPSLVPLYFVAQEARKHVKVVLSGEGADELFGGYTIYKEPLSLAPFEKIPSPLRRGLGKLSQVLPEGMKGKSLLNRGSMTMEERYYGNARSFNFEQMQRVIPWAKREWDHREVTAPIYAQSEDFDPVARMQHLDLFTWMRGDILVKADKINMANSLELRVPFLDKEVFKVAESIPYNLKISHGTTKYALRKAMEQIVPAHVLHRKKLGFPVPMRHWLAGDELYGWAQDTINESQTEDIFNKKEVLEMLKEHRDGVSDHSRRLWTVLSFMIWHGIFVEKRIDPKIEQRDYPVKL; from the coding sequence ATGTGCGGACTTCTTGGCATGCTCGCCGCCACCGGTGACGTAGATAAGTACATCGACGCGCTGGAACGTTCCCTGCCCTGCATGCGCCACCGTGGTCCCGATGCGGCCGGCACGTGGCACGACGGCGATGCGGCCTTTGGGTTTAATCGCCTATCCATCATCGACCTTGAACACTCTCATCAGCCACTGCGCTGGGGCCCTGAAGATCAGCCCAATCGCTACGCCCTGACCTTTAATGGTGAAATCTACAACTATGTAGAACTGCGTGAGGAGCTCAAGGACTTGGGCTATACCTTCCACACAGAGGGTGATGGTGAACCCATTGTGGTGGGCTACCACCACTGGGGCAAAGACGTGGTCAATCACTTGCGTGGTATGTTCGGCATCGTCATCTGGGACACCCACACCAAAACCATGTTCGCCGCCCGCGACCAATTCGGCATTAAACCGCTTTACTACGCCACCACGGAGGCGGGGACGGTCTTTGCTTCAGAAATGAAGTGCATTTTGGAGATGGCCGATGAAATCGGTCTAGAGCTTAACCTTGACCGTCGTGCTATTGAACACTACGTTGACCTGCAGTACGTTCCAGAGCCAGAGTCGTTGCACGCACATATTCGCCGTGTGGAATCCGGCTGCACGGTAACTCTCCGCCCAGGCGAAGATGTCGTCACCGAGCGTTACTTCAAGCCTCGTTTCCCCGTCCAGCATATCAAGCAAGGAGAAGAGCAACAGCTCTTTAACCGCATCGCGGAGGCGCTAGAGGATTCCGTCGCCAAGCATATGCGCGCCGACGTCACGGTAGGCTCCTTCCTATCTGGCGGTATTGACTCCACCGCCATTGCCACCCTTGCAAAGCGCCACAACCCAGACCTTTTGACGTTCACCACCGGCTTTGAGCGCGAGGGGTACTCCGAAGTCGATGTTGCGGCCGAATCCGCCGAGGCCATTGGCGTGGAGCATATCGTCAAGATCGTCTCCCCCGAGGAGTATGCTGAATCCATTCCGAAGATCATGTGGTACCTGGACAATCCGGTGGCTGACCCATCGCTAGTTCCCCTGTACTTCGTGGCACAGGAAGCCCGCAAGCACGTCAAGGTAGTACTTTCCGGCGAAGGCGCTGACGAGCTCTTTGGTGGCTACACCATCTACAAGGAGCCGCTGTCTCTTGCTCCATTTGAAAAGATCCCTTCCCCACTGCGCCGTGGTCTGGGCAAACTTTCCCAAGTTCTGCCCGAGGGAATGAAGGGCAAGTCCCTTCTCAATCGTGGCTCCATGACGATGGAAGAGCGCTACTACGGAAACGCCCGTTCCTTCAACTTTGAGCAGATGCAGCGCGTTATCCCGTGGGCGAAGCGCGAATGGGATCACCGCGAGGTGACCGCCCCCATCTACGCCCAGTCCGAGGACTTTGACCCAGTTGCGCGCATGCAGCACCTAGACCTATTTACCTGGATGCGCGGCGACATCCTAGTCAAGGCCGATAAGATCAATATGGCTAACTCGCTGGAGCTGCGCGTGCCGTTCCTAGACAAGGAGGTCTTTAAGGTTGCCGAGTCCATCCCTTATAACTTGAAGATCTCGCACGGCACCACCAAGTACGCCCTGCGCAAAGCCATGGAGCAGATCGTCCCGGCGCACGTATTGCACCGCAAGAAGCTGGGCTTCCCGGTACCGATGCGCCACTGGCTGGCCGGCGATGAGCTCTACGGCTGGGCTCAGGACACCATAAACGAATCCCAGACCGAGGACATCTTCAATAAGAAGGAAGTCCTCGAGATGCTCAAGGAGCACCGTGACGGCGTATCCGATCATTCCCGCCGCCTTTGGACCGTGCTGTCCTTTATGATTTGGCACGGTATCTTCGTCGAAAAGCGCATCGACCCGAAGATCGAACAGCGCGATTATCCGGTCAAGCTTTAG
- the ctaC gene encoding aa3-type cytochrome oxidase subunit II codes for MGQRNKRTFARKAGVAGALALGGLALAGCDVQAPTAVENLLGFGWPKGITPEAEAMYNFWIWVWVAAWIVGFIMWGLFLTAIFRWSAKKAKKDGKGEFPRQIQYNVPLEMVLTIVPILIIMGLFFFTVQTQQKVTALDKDPKVVVDVTAFQWNWKFGYAENHVNGENYDGADKARQAEAEKTAHDPEGVDNPNPIHGKSTGDLSYLNYNKIETVGTTEEVPVLVVPSDTPIEFRLASGDVSHAFWVPEFLFKRDVYAHPEANAQERSFQVEKIEKQGAFVGRCAEMCGTYHSMMNFEIRVVSPEDFNKYLKFRENNPEATNAEALKEIGQDPYAVTTQPFSGERDTAKGDNYVNTAA; via the coding sequence GTGGGACAGCGTAATAAGCGCACCTTTGCCCGCAAGGCGGGCGTAGCTGGCGCACTTGCCCTGGGTGGACTCGCTCTGGCAGGTTGTGACGTTCAGGCGCCAACTGCTGTAGAGAACCTCCTAGGATTTGGTTGGCCGAAGGGTATTACACCTGAGGCAGAAGCCATGTACAACTTCTGGATTTGGGTCTGGGTGGCCGCATGGATCGTTGGTTTTATTATGTGGGGCCTGTTCCTCACCGCTATCTTCCGTTGGAGTGCGAAGAAGGCGAAGAAGGATGGCAAGGGTGAATTCCCTCGCCAGATTCAATACAACGTTCCGCTTGAGATGGTCTTGACCATCGTCCCGATCCTCATCATTATGGGTCTGTTCTTCTTCACCGTTCAGACTCAGCAGAAGGTCACCGCTTTGGACAAGGATCCAAAGGTCGTTGTCGACGTCACCGCATTCCAGTGGAACTGGAAGTTTGGCTACGCCGAAAACCATGTCAATGGTGAGAACTACGACGGTGCTGATAAGGCTCGCCAGGCAGAAGCGGAAAAGACCGCTCATGACCCAGAGGGCGTGGATAACCCGAACCCGATTCACGGCAAGTCCACGGGCGACCTTTCTTACCTGAACTACAACAAGATTGAAACCGTCGGCACTACCGAAGAGGTTCCGGTTCTGGTTGTTCCTTCCGATACTCCAATTGAGTTCCGTCTCGCTTCCGGCGACGTATCCCACGCTTTCTGGGTACCCGAGTTCTTGTTCAAGCGCGATGTTTACGCACATCCAGAGGCAAACGCTCAGGAGCGCAGCTTCCAGGTAGAAAAGATTGAGAAGCAGGGCGCATTCGTTGGCCGCTGTGCTGAGATGTGCGGTACTTACCACTCGATGATGAACTTCGAAATCCGCGTTGTCTCTCCAGAGGACTTCAACAAGTACCTGAAGTTCCGCGAGAACAACCCCGAGGCCACCAACGCGGAAGCTTTGAAGGAAATCGGCCAGGACCCATATGCGGTAACCACCCAACCGTTCTCCGGCGAGCGCGACACCGCTAAGGGCGACAACTACGTGAATACCGCGGCATAA
- a CDS encoding leucyl aminopeptidase has protein sequence MARSDLPARGHFPKIKLGKKVPKKAEALLIAAFEGDDGLELPGTALLEGAALRSTYEALVAVGATGKAGEVTRVPAPAKAGVASIIAVGLGDAEEVDDETLRRAAGQAARSITKVDALATSLGDFGVAPVVEGLILGGYKYSGLRSESAAAATTYTVVAGKSAQEEFDNAKITAESVLIARDLVNTPSNLLYPETYAAFLSAQGAEAGLEVEVLDEKALEKQGFGGIMAVGRGSARPPRLIRLSWKPKKAKRHVALVGKGITFDTGGISLKPGAKMWDMISDMGGSAAMAAAIIAAAKLNLKVAITATLPLAENMPGSNATRPGDVITHYGGITSEVLNTDAEGRLVLADAIARASEDSPDFLIETATLTGAQMVALGERTAGVMGSEEFRDRMAEIGREVGEKAWAMPLLEEHEESVKSASADIRNINAKREGGMEYAGTYLEHFVGEGIEWAHIDVAGPSFNTTGAYGYTPKMGTGVPTRTVVAALREISELK, from the coding sequence ATGGCAAGATCCGATCTGCCCGCACGCGGTCACTTCCCCAAGATAAAGCTGGGAAAGAAGGTACCTAAGAAGGCAGAAGCACTGCTTATCGCAGCGTTCGAGGGCGATGATGGCTTGGAGCTGCCGGGCACCGCCCTGCTGGAGGGAGCCGCTTTGCGCTCTACCTACGAAGCGCTTGTGGCCGTAGGGGCTACCGGTAAGGCGGGCGAAGTCACGCGCGTTCCAGCGCCGGCAAAGGCAGGCGTGGCCTCCATTATTGCCGTTGGATTGGGCGATGCCGAGGAAGTAGACGATGAGACACTGCGCCGCGCCGCCGGCCAGGCGGCCCGCTCCATCACCAAGGTTGATGCGCTAGCCACCTCTTTGGGCGATTTCGGCGTGGCTCCAGTGGTAGAAGGCTTGATCCTCGGCGGTTATAAGTATTCCGGCCTGCGCTCCGAATCGGCCGCGGCGGCTACCACGTACACCGTGGTAGCCGGAAAGTCCGCCCAAGAAGAGTTCGACAATGCGAAGATTACCGCCGAGTCCGTCCTCATCGCCCGTGACCTAGTCAATACTCCCTCCAACCTGCTCTACCCGGAAACCTACGCCGCATTCCTGTCTGCCCAGGGGGCAGAGGCCGGCCTTGAGGTGGAGGTTTTGGATGAAAAGGCGCTGGAAAAGCAGGGGTTTGGCGGAATTATGGCTGTCGGTCGCGGATCCGCACGCCCGCCGCGCCTGATCCGCTTGAGCTGGAAGCCGAAGAAGGCCAAGCGCCACGTCGCTTTGGTGGGCAAGGGCATTACCTTTGATACCGGCGGTATTTCCCTGAAGCCGGGGGCCAAGATGTGGGACATGATTTCGGATATGGGCGGTTCTGCCGCTATGGCCGCCGCCATCATCGCCGCGGCGAAGCTGAACCTCAAGGTCGCCATCACCGCTACCCTGCCGTTGGCTGAAAACATGCCTGGCAGCAATGCCACCCGCCCGGGGGACGTCATCACTCATTACGGCGGCATCACCTCCGAGGTGCTCAACACTGATGCTGAGGGACGCCTAGTGCTTGCCGACGCCATTGCGCGCGCCAGCGAGGACAGCCCCGACTTCCTTATTGAGACCGCTACCTTGACCGGCGCCCAGATGGTCGCCCTGGGCGAGCGCACCGCGGGCGTCATGGGCTCGGAAGAATTCCGCGACCGCATGGCCGAGATCGGCCGCGAGGTGGGAGAAAAGGCTTGGGCCATGCCGCTGCTGGAGGAGCACGAAGAATCCGTGAAGTCCGCCAGCGCCGATATCCGCAATATCAACGCCAAGCGCGAGGGCGGCATGGAATATGCCGGCACGTACCTGGAGCACTTTGTGGGCGAAGGTATTGAGTGGGCCCATATCGATGTAGCAGGGCCTTCCTTTAACACCACTGGTGCTTATGGCTACACCCCAAAAATGGGCACCGGCGTGCCCACCCGCACGGTTGTTGCCGCATTGCGCGAGATTTCTGAATTAAAGTAG
- the ctaE gene encoding aa3-type cytochrome oxidase subunit III, with the protein MTSVVSNQGMTAPRVASLNRPNMVSVGTIVFLSQELMFFAGLFAMWFTSRANGQEGDWAEHTAHINLPMGFLITAVLITSSVTSQFGVFAAERGDVYKLRLWYTVTLVLGVVFLGIMAFEWAELIHAGVTVQASVFGSVFYIITGFHAAHVTAGLISFAIILARVAKSKFTPAQATAAMAVSYYWHFVDVVWIGVFTVIYLVQ; encoded by the coding sequence GTGACGAGCGTAGTTTCTAACCAAGGTATGACAGCACCACGTGTTGCCTCACTGAACCGACCCAATATGGTCAGTGTGGGCACCATCGTGTTCCTGTCTCAGGAATTGATGTTCTTTGCCGGACTGTTCGCGATGTGGTTCACCTCGCGAGCAAACGGTCAGGAAGGCGACTGGGCGGAGCACACCGCCCATATCAATCTGCCCATGGGTTTCCTCATTACGGCGGTACTGATTACTTCCTCCGTGACCTCGCAGTTCGGTGTGTTTGCCGCAGAAAGGGGTGACGTTTATAAGCTTCGACTCTGGTACACCGTAACGCTGGTATTGGGTGTTGTGTTCCTAGGCATCATGGCGTTCGAGTGGGCTGAGTTGATTCACGCAGGTGTGACTGTCCAGGCTAGCGTCTTTGGCTCGGTGTTCTACATCATCACCGGCTTCCACGCTGCACACGTGACAGCGGGTCTGATTTCTTTCGCAATCATCCTCGCGCGCGTTGCTAAGTCCAAGTTCACGCCGGCGCAGGCGACTGCAGCGATGGCAGTGTCTTATTACTGGCACTTCGTCGACGTTGTATGGATCGGCGTCTTCACCGTTATTTACTTGGTCCAGTAG
- a CDS encoding nicotinate-nucleotide--dimethylbenzimidazole phosphoribosyltransferase has product MSIPQPDNQARAAHDAQLAAFGRLTDAAQWLAACQGEAPARTPQRIRAVVFGEQVAPLPATETAARRAEVGLEVVTVTDYAQAYRLGEATADAEIDAGADLLIPAGAEHARVAAVIMGTMTLTEPVAIVGKQSSVEDWKREVSAIRDSMFRARNLEGMELVESCGSCVLAALVGFITRAAQRRTPMLIDAPTTATAALLAERDNPGVKEWLYATTLAPTPAHELALEKLGLHPLHELGMEPQPALGALAALPMLLTGVEIAADA; this is encoded by the coding sequence ATGTCCATTCCGCAGCCCGATAACCAGGCGCGCGCCGCACACGATGCACAGCTCGCAGCCTTTGGGCGCCTGACCGATGCCGCCCAGTGGCTAGCAGCATGCCAAGGCGAGGCACCTGCCCGTACACCGCAGCGCATACGCGCGGTGGTTTTTGGTGAACAAGTGGCCCCACTGCCCGCCACCGAAACGGCAGCGCGACGCGCCGAGGTAGGGCTGGAAGTAGTCACCGTGACGGATTACGCCCAGGCATATCGCCTCGGGGAAGCCACGGCGGATGCGGAAATTGATGCCGGGGCTGACTTACTTATTCCCGCCGGTGCGGAACACGCCCGCGTGGCGGCGGTGATAATGGGGACTATGACGCTAACGGAACCGGTAGCGATCGTCGGCAAGCAAAGCAGCGTAGAAGACTGGAAACGCGAGGTTTCCGCTATCCGGGATTCCATGTTTCGCGCCCGCAATTTGGAGGGAATGGAGCTGGTGGAATCCTGTGGCTCCTGCGTCCTTGCCGCCTTGGTAGGGTTTATCACCCGCGCTGCGCAGCGGCGCACGCCAATGCTTATCGATGCCCCGACTACAGCCACCGCCGCACTCCTAGCAGAACGCGACAATCCTGGTGTTAAGGAATGGCTCTACGCCACCACCCTCGCCCCCACCCCAGCGCACGAACTGGCGTTGGAAAAGCTGGGGCTCCACCCCCTGCATGAGCTCGGAATGGAGCCACAACCTGCGCTGGGAGCCCTAGCGGCACTGCCGATGCTACTAACAGGCGTAGAAATCGCTGCGGACGCCTGA
- the ctaF gene encoding cytochrome c oxidase subunit 4, translated as MRATSKVFYSIATYLLVSLIVYIFGVTFVKDDGYLYGSEWVGIVGLFLAFLLCMMLGAYLHFTDDRSDVLPEDWEEAETEDAAGILGFFSPSSIWPLAMAGAIGILGLGVIFLYFWLIALGAVCLIAACTGLSLQYGLPKEKH; from the coding sequence ATGCGTGCAACATCGAAAGTCTTTTACTCAATCGCGACGTACCTTCTTGTCTCGCTGATTGTCTACATCTTCGGCGTCACCTTTGTTAAGGATGACGGTTATCTTTACGGCTCCGAGTGGGTTGGCATCGTAGGCCTGTTCCTTGCCTTCCTTCTGTGCATGATGCTGGGTGCCTACCTCCACTTCACTGATGATCGCAGTGATGTTCTTCCAGAAGATTGGGAAGAAGCGGAAACCGAAGATGCCGCCGGCATTCTAGGCTTCTTCTCCCCAAGCTCCATTTGGCCGCTGGCTATGGCCGGCGCAATCGGCATCCTTGGCTTGGGCGTCATCTTCCTCTACTTCTGGCTGATTGCCCTTGGCGCTGTCTGCCTGATCGCAGCCTGCACCGGTTTGTCTTTGCAGTACGGCCTGCCGAAGGAAAAGCACTAA
- a CDS encoding isochorismatase family protein, translated as MKPALIIVDVQSDFCPGGALGTERGNEVAEKIATLQRRYETVVATQDWHIDPGSHFSKDPDFVDSWPVHCVAESHGAAMHEAIGPTQAYFRKGEYTAAYSGFEGAANGTLLAEWLREQGIESVDIVGIATDHCVRATAADALQEGFTVRVLRDYCSPVDESRGEAALEELAAAGATIC; from the coding sequence ATGAAGCCTGCTTTGATCATCGTTGACGTGCAAAGTGACTTCTGCCCCGGTGGTGCCTTGGGCACCGAGCGGGGCAATGAAGTCGCCGAGAAAATCGCCACCCTACAACGGCGCTACGAGACCGTGGTAGCCACACAGGATTGGCACATCGATCCGGGTTCACACTTTTCTAAGGACCCGGATTTTGTCGATTCCTGGCCCGTTCACTGTGTAGCAGAGTCCCACGGGGCGGCCATGCATGAGGCCATCGGTCCCACTCAAGCCTACTTCCGCAAGGGCGAATACACCGCTGCCTATTCCGGTTTTGAAGGGGCCGCAAACGGTACCTTGCTCGCGGAATGGCTGCGCGAGCAAGGCATCGAGTCCGTGGATATCGTGGGCATCGCCACGGATCACTGCGTGCGCGCTACGGCTGCCGACGCCTTGCAGGAAGGGTTCACCGTCCGCGTTCTGCGTGACTATTGCTCACCGGTAGACGAATCCCGCGGCGAGGCCGCTTTGGAAGAACTCGCCGCAGCGGGAGCCACCATCTGCTAG
- a CDS encoding DUF3043 domain-containing protein, which yields MKFPWQKDDKTSPEPAPMQEEAQEKPQRKGYTPPKGRPTPKRSEQEIARGVRRDPHGLSEAQRYQHRKDMKKSMSKEEWKEFKKKERQERHQANREQQARMADGDPRFLPARDQGTERAYVRDWVDARRSLSNWVMPMALVLIVVMFLTYAVPSIATLINAVAMVILIIFAIEGILLARRCNNAVRAKFPGTTEAGFSLGFYAYSRASQPRKWRIPRPRVELGADV from the coding sequence GTGAAATTTCCGTGGCAAAAAGATGATAAGACCTCCCCCGAGCCAGCCCCCATGCAGGAGGAAGCTCAGGAAAAGCCCCAGCGCAAGGGCTATACCCCACCCAAGGGTCGTCCTACGCCGAAGCGCTCAGAACAAGAGATTGCGCGCGGCGTAAGGCGCGATCCCCATGGACTGTCCGAGGCGCAGCGCTACCAGCACCGCAAGGACATGAAAAAGTCCATGAGCAAGGAGGAGTGGAAGGAATTTAAGAAGAAGGAGCGCCAGGAGCGCCATCAAGCCAACCGCGAGCAGCAGGCCCGCATGGCGGACGGTGACCCCCGCTTCCTTCCCGCTAGGGATCAGGGTACCGAGCGCGCTTATGTGCGTGATTGGGTAGATGCCCGCCGCAGCCTGAGCAACTGGGTGATGCCGATGGCTCTGGTGCTGATCGTGGTCATGTTTTTGACCTACGCAGTGCCGAGCATCGCAACCTTAATCAACGCGGTGGCCATGGTTATCCTCATTATTTTTGCCATTGAGGGCATTCTTTTAGCCCGCCGCTGCAATAACGCAGTGCGTGCTAAGTTCCCTGGCACCACCGAGGCAGGCTTTAGCCTGGGCTTTTATGCTTATTCTCGCGCCAGCCAGCCCCGCAAGTGGCGCATCCCGCGCCCACGCGTGGAGCTCGGCGCTGACGTTTAG
- a CDS encoding HesB/IscA family protein, with protein MTAPASATGVILTEAAAAKAKALLDQEGRDDLSLRIAVQPGGCAGLRYQLYFDDRTLDGDKVDQVGGVNLVVDKMSVPYLTGAKIDFADTIESQGFTIDNPNATGSCACGDSFN; from the coding sequence ATGACCGCTCCAGCTTCCGCAACCGGCGTCATTCTGACCGAAGCAGCAGCCGCAAAGGCAAAGGCCCTGCTCGACCAAGAAGGCCGCGACGATCTCTCCCTGCGCATTGCCGTGCAACCTGGCGGCTGCGCTGGCCTGCGCTACCAGCTTTACTTTGATGACCGCACCTTGGATGGTGACAAGGTTGACCAGGTAGGCGGCGTAAACCTTGTCGTGGACAAGATGTCTGTTCCTTACCTGACTGGTGCCAAGATCGATTTTGCTGACACCATCGAGTCCCAGGGCTTTACCATCGATAACCCGAACGCCACCGGCTCCTGCGCCTGCGGCGACTCCTTTAACTAA